The nucleotide sequence GATCGCGAGCTCGACCTCTCCGAGGCGCTGGCTGCCAGGCTCAATTCCAAGCTCATCCACTTTGTGCCGCGTGACAACATCGTCCAGCACGCCGAGCTCAGGAAGATGACGGTGATCCAGTACGCGCCGGACTCCAAGCAGGCCGGGGAATATCGCGCGCTAGCCGAGAAGATCCATGCCAATTCGGGCCAAGGCACCGTTCCGACCCCGATCACCATGGAGGAGCTCGAGGACATGCTGCTTGATTTCGGCATCATGAAGACCGACGAGCAAATGCTTGCCGAACTTCAGGCCAAGGAAGCGACGGTGGCGGCCGCCCAATAACGCCGCCGTCGACAGGGCGCGCCGGCCCTTTGACCACCCGGCGCGCCCTTCCACGAACGATGCCTCGTCGGCGGGGCATTATCCGAACCTTGAAAGGGGGCAAAGGCCCATGAGCCTTGATTACGAGAATGACAGCGCTCTCCATGAGAAGCTTATAGGGGAAGTGCTGTCACAATATCCAGACAAGGCGGCTAAGCGCCGCAAGAAGCACCTCAGCGTCGCAAGGAGCGGCGACGAGCCCGGCGAGGAGGCAAAGGCCCTTTCCGAATGCGACGTCAAATCGAACATCAAGTCCATTCCGGGCGTGATGACGATCCGAGGCTGCGCCTATGCCGGCTCCAAAGGCGTGGTATGGGGCCCGGTCAAGGATATGGTCCACATCTCACACGGGCCGGTCGGTTGCGGTCAATATTCCTGGTCGCAACGCCGCAATTACTACGTCGGCCTGACGGGCATCGACACGTTCGTGACGCTGCAGTTCACCTCAGACTTCCAGGAAAAGGACATCGTTTTCGGCGGCGACAAGAAGCTTGAGAAAATCATCGACGAGATCGAAGAACTGTTTCCCTTGAACAAGGGCATCTCGGTGCAGTCCGAATGCCCGATCGGCCTGATTGGCGATGACATTGAGGCGGTGTCGCGCAAGAAAGCCAAGGAGCACGAAAAGACGATCGTGCCGGTGCGCTGCGAAGGCTTCCGCGGCGTATCGCAGTCGCTCGGCCACCACATCGCCAACGACTCGATTCGCGACTGGGTTTTCGACAAGACGGAAGTCGAGTTCGAGGCCGGCCCTTACGATGTTAACGTCGTCGGCGACTACAATATCGGCGGCGACGCCTGGGCTACGCGCATTCTCTTGGAGGAGGTGGGGCTGCGCGTGGTCGGCAACTGGTCGGGGGACGCGACGCTCGCTGAGGTAGAGCGTGCACCAAAGGCCAAGCTGAACCTCATTCACTGCTACCGGTCAATGAACTACATCTGCCGGCACATGGAGGAAAAGTACGGCATCCCCTGGATGGAATACAATTTTTTCGGTCCCTCCCAGATCGAAGCCTCTCTGCGCGAGATAGCCAAGCATTTCGGGCCGGAAATCGTCGACAAGACCGAGGCTGTCATCGCCAGGTACCGGCCCTTGGTCGATGCGGTC is from Rhizobium gallicum bv. gallicum R602sp and encodes:
- the nifD gene encoding nitrogenase molybdenum-iron protein alpha chain; translated protein: MSLDYENDSALHEKLIGEVLSQYPDKAAKRRKKHLSVARSGDEPGEEAKALSECDVKSNIKSIPGVMTIRGCAYAGSKGVVWGPVKDMVHISHGPVGCGQYSWSQRRNYYVGLTGIDTFVTLQFTSDFQEKDIVFGGDKKLEKIIDEIEELFPLNKGISVQSECPIGLIGDDIEAVSRKKAKEHEKTIVPVRCEGFRGVSQSLGHHIANDSIRDWVFDKTEVEFEAGPYDVNVVGDYNIGGDAWATRILLEEVGLRVVGNWSGDATLAEVERAPKAKLNLIHCYRSMNYICRHMEEKYGIPWMEYNFFGPSQIEASLREIAKHFGPEIVDKTEAVIARYRPLVDAVIDKYRPRLEGKTVMLYVGGLRPRHVITAYEDLGMRIVGTGYEFAHNDDYQRTGHYVNKGTLIYDDVTGYELEKFIEGIRPDLVGSGIKEKYPVQKMGIPFRQMHSWDYSGPYHGYDGFAIFARDMDLAINNPVWDLYDAPWKKKAVPPMAIAAE